The Longimicrobium sp. genome includes the window CTAACACACTGCCGTTCACCCCGCCGCCGCCGCCGGCACCCGCCCGAAGCGGCGCTCGCGCCGGCGGAACTCCGCCACCGCCTCGCCGAGCGCGGCCGCGTCGAAGTCCGGCCACTGGCGCGGGGTGAAGTACAGCTCCGCGTAGGCGCACTCCCAGAGCAGGAAGTCGCTGAGGCGCTGCTCGCCCCCCGTGCGCACCAGCAGGTCCACGTCGGGCACGGGGAACGGGTCGCCGATCGCCTGGCCCAGCAGCGCGGCGAACTCCTCGCGGTCCGGCTCGCGGCCCCCGGCGAGGGACGCCGCGCGCGCGATGGCGTCGCGCGCCGAGTAGTCGATCGCCAGGCGCAGGTGCAGCCGCGCGCCGCCGGCGGTCGCCTCCTCGGCGCCCTCGATGGCGCGCACCAGCGTCTCCGACAGGCGGTCGCGCCGGCCCACCACGCCCAGGCGCACCCCGTTCTCCACCAGCCGCTGGGTCTCCGAGGCCAGGTAGCTGCGGAAGAGGCGCATCAGCGCCCCCACCTCGCGCGGCGGGCGGGCCCAGTTGTCGGAGCTGAACGCGTAGAGCGTGAGCGTGCCCACCCCCAGCCCGGGCGCCGCCTCCACCACCCGCCGCACCGCCTTCGCCCCCTCGCGGTGGCCGGCCACCCGCGGGAGCCCCCGCGCCACCGCCCAGCGGCCGTTGCCGTCCATGATCACGGCCAGGTGCAGCCCCGCGAACCCGCCCTTGCCCAAAGTGCTCTGCATCGTAAAGCCCCGGGTGAAAAAAATTTGGGTTTCTCCGCGTCAGCGCTCGCGCACCGCGTGGATGAGCGCCTCCATGTGGGCCAGGTACGCCTCCAGCGCGCGGCGCCCCGGCTCGGTCAGCCGGAACTCCGTGCGGGGGACGCGCCCCTCGAACTTCTTGGTGCACTCCACGTAGCCCGCCTCCTCCAGCTTGCGGGCGTGCACGCTCAGGTTGCCGTCGGTGAGCCCCAGCATGTCCTTCAGCTCGTTGAAGGCGAGCGACTGGTTCACCGCCAGCGCGCTCACGATCCCCAGCCGCACCCGCTCGTGGATGAGCCGGTCCAGCTCGGGGGCGCCCGCCTCGGCGCCGCCGGGAACGCTGCGCAGCGGCTCCGCCGCGCTCTGGCGCGCGGCCCGCCTGGCCTCAGCCACCGTACCTCCTCGCGATCAGGGTCCCGAACACCACGTGCAGCCCCCCGA containing:
- a CDS encoding transcriptional regulator translates to MAEARRAARQSAAEPLRSVPGGAEAGAPELDRLIHERVRLGIVSALAVNQSLAFNELKDMLGLTDGNLSVHARKLEEAGYVECTKKFEGRVPRTEFRLTEPGRRALEAYLAHMEALIHAVRER
- a CDS encoding di-trans,poly-cis-decaprenylcistransferase, translated to MQSTLGKGGFAGLHLAVIMDGNGRWAVARGLPRVAGHREGAKAVRRVVEAAPGLGVGTLTLYAFSSDNWARPPREVGALMRLFRSYLASETQRLVENGVRLGVVGRRDRLSETLVRAIEGAEEATAGGARLHLRLAIDYSARDAIARAASLAGGREPDREEFAALLGQAIGDPFPVPDVDLLVRTGGEQRLSDFLLWECAYAELYFTPRQWPDFDAAALGEAVAEFRRRERRFGRVPAAAAG